Proteins encoded in a region of the Methylobacterium radiotolerans JCM 2831 genome:
- a CDS encoding isochorismatase family protein, whose translation MSYERLTAENAAVLFVDHQTGLANGVQTQTPADFLNNVKALVTIAQIYKLPAIVTTSAADGPNGPVLPVVAQGLPDATVVHRPGEINAFDNADFAAAVKATGRKKLLIAGISTEVCVAFAALAAREAGYDVYAVLDASGTWSKLVEEAAVARMVQAGVVPITWVAVGAELLGHWQSATGEAHARLMGDHLPFAGNIYASFLAAKGQA comes from the coding sequence ATGTCCTACGAGAGATTGACCGCCGAGAACGCCGCCGTCCTGTTCGTCGACCACCAGACCGGCCTTGCCAACGGCGTGCAGACCCAGACGCCCGCGGACTTCCTGAACAACGTGAAGGCGCTCGTCACCATCGCCCAGATCTACAAGCTGCCGGCCATCGTCACCACCAGCGCGGCCGACGGCCCGAACGGGCCGGTCTTGCCGGTCGTCGCCCAGGGCCTGCCCGACGCGACCGTCGTGCACCGGCCGGGCGAGATCAACGCCTTCGACAACGCCGACTTCGCCGCCGCCGTAAAGGCGACCGGCCGGAAGAAGCTGCTGATCGCCGGCATCTCGACGGAGGTTTGCGTGGCCTTCGCCGCGCTCGCGGCCCGCGAGGCGGGCTACGACGTCTACGCGGTGCTGGATGCATCGGGCACCTGGAGCAAGCTCGTCGAGGAAGCGGCCGTCGCCCGCATGGTGCAGGCGGGCGTCGTGCCGATCACCTGGGTCGCGGTCGGCGCCGAGCTTCTCGGCCACTGGCAATCGGCCACCGGCGAGGCGCACGCCAGGCTGATGGGCGACCACCTGCCCTTCGCCGGCAACATCTACGCGAGCTTCCTGGCCGCCAAAGGTCAGGCGTGA
- a CDS encoding LysR family transcriptional regulator — translation MDVDDLRTFVEVADAGGVSAASRRLNMAKSIVSRRLLRLEAEVGTQLLARTTRGAALTEAGTTFREHAARVCAEVDAALEAVSPGGALRGLLRVAVPSTFGPTHFAPAIAELTRRHPQLRINCRYSDRYVDLVTEGFDCGIRVGYLPDSNLVARRIGSFSVRLFASPDYVATHGAPETPEDVPRHPAVMIATETWTFSAGGKPFPVRPTGRFKADSAIAIAEATAAGAGIAALPDVIAEPYVAAGTLIPVMPRYALPSIGMFVVRPPGQHSSRKVQALTDLLIERFGR, via the coding sequence ATGGACGTGGACGACCTGAGAACCTTCGTGGAAGTGGCCGATGCGGGTGGGGTATCCGCGGCGTCCCGTCGCCTCAACATGGCGAAATCGATCGTCAGCCGGCGGCTTCTCCGGCTGGAGGCCGAGGTCGGTACCCAACTCCTCGCCCGCACCACCCGGGGCGCGGCACTGACCGAGGCAGGCACGACGTTCCGGGAGCACGCGGCCCGCGTCTGCGCCGAGGTGGACGCCGCCCTGGAGGCCGTGTCACCCGGCGGCGCGCTCCGCGGTCTCCTGCGGGTCGCCGTGCCATCCACCTTCGGCCCGACGCACTTCGCGCCGGCCATCGCAGAACTCACCCGCCGCCATCCGCAGTTACGGATCAACTGCCGCTACAGCGACCGCTACGTGGATCTCGTCACGGAAGGCTTCGATTGCGGCATCCGGGTCGGGTACCTGCCGGATTCGAACTTGGTCGCGCGCCGCATCGGGTCCTTCTCCGTGCGGCTGTTCGCGAGCCCGGACTATGTCGCCACGCACGGCGCCCCCGAGACGCCCGAGGACGTGCCCCGCCATCCCGCCGTGATGATCGCGACGGAAACCTGGACGTTCAGCGCCGGGGGCAAGCCGTTCCCGGTCCGCCCGACGGGCCGCTTCAAGGCCGACAGCGCCATCGCCATCGCGGAGGCCACAGCCGCGGGTGCGGGTATCGCCGCGCTGCCCGATGTCATCGCGGAACCCTACGTCGCGGCCGGGACCCTGATACCGGTCATGCCGCGCTACGCGCTTCCCTCGATCGGGATGTTCGTCGTGCGCCCACCGGGGCAGCACTCCTCGCGCAAGGTTCAGGCGCTCACCGACCTGCTGATCGAGCGGTTCGGCCGATAA
- a CDS encoding pirin family protein has translation MRVPLPGTELAYVGGYRPHHGDATFRGEDAHRRRTTTMDVIKLRRGDRKGDPASGFAVEIIRPGLGLEGGDSGLGAIGRIDRATVAPGHVIKMHPHRDDEILTYVRAGWMLHRDTVGNAEEITATRLMMMNAGHTFQHEERMLDHGPVEALQIFLRPRAADLEPKVQFHEFGEAVSRGAWRLLAAPEGAPLEVRAQAWVADARVPAGSALPLSPLPASGAVRLLYVFGGEVEVGNLTLRAGETAFMTGDGGSVQARSDADLVLFATVPGAPVFRGGMFSGNVLAR, from the coding sequence ATGCGCGTTCCGCTTCCCGGGACGGAGCTTGCCTATGTCGGAGGATACCGTCCCCACCACGGCGACGCTACGTTCCGTGGCGAGGATGCACATCGAAGAAGGACGACAACCATGGACGTGATCAAGCTCAGGCGTGGCGACCGCAAGGGGGACCCGGCCAGCGGCTTCGCCGTCGAGATCATCCGTCCCGGGCTGGGCCTCGAAGGCGGGGACAGCGGTCTGGGGGCTATCGGGAGGATCGACCGCGCCACGGTGGCGCCCGGGCACGTCATCAAGATGCACCCGCACCGTGACGACGAGATCCTGACCTACGTCCGGGCCGGGTGGATGCTGCACCGGGACACGGTCGGCAACGCGGAGGAGATCACGGCGACGCGGCTCATGATGATGAACGCCGGCCACACCTTCCAGCACGAGGAGCGCATGCTTGATCATGGGCCGGTCGAGGCGTTGCAGATCTTCCTGCGGCCGCGGGCGGCCGACCTCGAACCCAAGGTTCAGTTTCACGAGTTCGGGGAAGCCGTCAGCCGCGGCGCGTGGCGTCTCCTTGCGGCGCCCGAGGGCGCGCCGCTGGAGGTCCGGGCGCAGGCATGGGTCGCGGACGCGCGGGTTCCTGCCGGGTCGGCATTGCCGCTATCACCGCTCCCGGCGTCCGGCGCGGTTCGACTGCTCTACGTCTTCGGCGGCGAGGTCGAGGTCGGCAACCTGACGCTGCGGGCCGGCGAGACGGCTTTCATGACGGGTGATGGAGGCAGCGTGCAGGCTCGGTCAGACGCCGACCTCGTCCTGTTCGCGACGGTGCCGGGCGCGCCGGTCTTCCGAGGCGGCATGTTCAGCGGGAACGTGCTCGCGCGGTGA
- a CDS encoding Dps family protein has protein sequence MTRPINALAATLLLASTALSPAPAREAAPAVSSSAKTVAPSASQILARMQVAQETTATPPAASQPTGTKIDGVRQSSQTQVTSRQPLGAFPTNEISRQPVIDLGAGEDGMKKDVVALQQTLTELQQLQLQTKQAHWNASGTLYYPLHLLLQEHYEGLSKYADTIAERLLAVGVSADGRANTIVKTSGVPEIPGGFLDDAQILAWFTNAYKRVGEEVHAAIKTTEDIDPTTSNLLQEVEHGIAKYQWQMRAQLQRTHTDPNTGWNLNDNKPVDLQGQQAPAQAPGKP, from the coding sequence ATGACCCGTCCGATCAACGCCCTCGCGGCCACGCTCCTGCTGGCCTCGACGGCGCTCTCCCCGGCCCCGGCCCGTGAAGCCGCCCCGGCCGTCTCAAGCTCCGCGAAGACAGTCGCCCCCTCCGCCTCCCAGATCCTGGCGCGCATGCAGGTCGCCCAGGAGACCACCGCGACGCCTCCCGCGGCTTCCCAGCCCACCGGCACGAAGATCGACGGCGTGCGCCAGTCCTCGCAGACCCAGGTGACGAGCCGCCAGCCCCTCGGGGCATTCCCGACGAACGAGATCAGCCGCCAGCCGGTCATCGATCTCGGTGCCGGCGAGGATGGCATGAAGAAGGACGTCGTCGCCCTGCAGCAGACCCTGACCGAGTTGCAGCAACTCCAGTTGCAGACCAAGCAGGCCCACTGGAACGCGTCCGGCACCCTGTACTACCCGCTGCACCTGCTGCTGCAGGAGCACTACGAGGGCCTGTCGAAGTACGCCGACACCATCGCTGAGCGGCTGCTGGCCGTCGGCGTCTCGGCGGACGGGCGTGCCAACACCATCGTGAAGACCTCGGGCGTCCCGGAGATCCCCGGCGGCTTCCTCGACGACGCGCAGATCCTCGCGTGGTTCACCAACGCCTACAAGCGCGTCGGCGAAGAGGTGCACGCGGCCATCAAGACGACCGAGGATATCGACCCGACGACATCCAACCTGCTGCAGGAGGTCGAGCACGGGATCGCCAAGTATCAGTGGCAGATGCGCGCCCAGCTCCAGCGGACGCACACCGACCCGAACACCGGCTGGAACCTCAACGACAACAAGCCGGTCGACCTGCAGGGCCAGCAGGCCCCGGCCCAGGCGCCCGGCAAGCCCTGA
- a CDS encoding cytochrome b produces the protein MAAPRDAMRATARYDGGTIALHWLTAVLVLGLWLVGTFLEDLVPKGALRSGIWSAHFDLGLVLTGLVVAFLVWRRTGGRDLPVEDPGPLHRLAKATHAALYVLLLVIVGLGIANAFVRGVSLGPVSLPQLGDPEWRRSLTHWHGLAANVLMALALFHALAALVHHYLWHDAVLRRMLPRRT, from the coding sequence ATGGCGGCACCCCGAGACGCGATGCGCGCGACGGCGCGGTACGATGGCGGCACCATCGCGCTGCACTGGTTGACCGCCGTGCTCGTGCTCGGCCTGTGGCTGGTCGGGACCTTCCTCGAAGACCTCGTCCCCAAGGGCGCCCTGCGCTCCGGCATCTGGTCGGCCCATTTCGACCTCGGCCTCGTCCTCACCGGCCTCGTCGTCGCCTTCCTCGTCTGGCGACGGACCGGGGGTCGCGACCTGCCGGTCGAGGACCCGGGGCCGCTTCATCGCCTGGCCAAGGCGACCCATGCCGCGCTCTACGTCCTGCTGCTTGTCATCGTCGGTCTCGGCATCGCCAACGCCTTCGTGCGCGGGGTCTCGCTCGGCCCGGTCAGCCTGCCCCAACTCGGCGATCCGGAGTGGCGGCGGTCGCTCACGCACTGGCACGGTCTCGCCGCCAACGTGCTGATGGCGCTCGCCCTGTTCCACGCGCTCGCCGCCCTCGTGCACCACTACCTCTGGCACGACGCCGTCCTGCGTCGGATGCTGCCCCGGAGAACCTGA
- a CDS encoding VIT1/CCC1 transporter family protein: protein MRPVHRERHLIDRIGWLRAAVLGANDGLVSTASLIVGVAASAANTGEILVAGSAGLVAGAMSMAAGEYVSVSSQADTEQADLARERRELADDPAAEREELARIYVDRGLDHALALQVAEQLMAKDALGAHARDELGISEVTTARPVQAALTSAATFSAGAALPLATAALSSGNVAVYTVSGASLVFLAVLGALGARAGGAAIARATARVTFWGVLAMAVTAGIGSLVGKAV, encoded by the coding sequence ATGCGACCTGTCCACCGCGAGCGGCACCTCATCGACCGCATCGGCTGGCTGCGCGCCGCCGTGCTCGGCGCCAACGACGGCCTCGTCTCCACCGCCAGCCTGATCGTGGGCGTGGCGGCCTCGGCGGCCAATACCGGCGAGATCCTGGTCGCGGGCAGCGCCGGCCTGGTGGCGGGCGCCATGTCGATGGCGGCCGGCGAGTACGTCTCGGTCAGTTCCCAAGCCGATACCGAGCAGGCCGACCTCGCCCGCGAACGGCGCGAACTAGCCGACGACCCGGCCGCCGAGCGGGAGGAACTGGCGCGGATCTACGTCGACCGCGGACTCGACCATGCGCTCGCCTTGCAGGTCGCCGAACAACTGATGGCCAAGGACGCGCTCGGCGCCCATGCCCGGGACGAGCTCGGTATCTCGGAGGTCACGACCGCGCGTCCGGTCCAGGCGGCGCTGACCTCGGCGGCGACCTTCTCGGCCGGCGCGGCGCTGCCCCTGGCGACGGCGGCGCTCTCATCCGGCAACGTCGCGGTCTACACGGTGTCGGGAGCCTCGCTGGTGTTCCTGGCGGTGCTCGGGGCGCTCGGTGCCAGGGCCGGCGGCGCCGCCATCGCCCGGGCCACGGCGCGGGTGACCTTCTGGGGCGTGCTGGCCATGGCGGTTACGGCCGGCATCGGCAGCCTAGTCGGTAAGGCCGTCTAG
- a CDS encoding DUF6065 family protein, which yields MRQVKVRLMEPGLRPRRTRLEIPGWAGDPEPRTDGSQEYAWHCIPFSEAAKGGIELFYPYDAELRVSTRGGKLVFEGDFAEPGGPEPQRPPFRSFGDAYYTYQILIDLKVEEGWAVKTETHPRFYTDRTGTVPVAVPALIRNWWPMMYFMVFKAPDEGRTHVFRKDEPFMQVSVVPAEADFELVPMSEEEAAERELQSRRIYASRETLASDSQWTSATHTVFDGTYRRILGAAKSQR from the coding sequence ATGCGACAGGTAAAGGTCAGGCTGATGGAGCCGGGTCTGCGACCCCGGCGGACGCGCTTGGAAATCCCGGGTTGGGCGGGCGATCCCGAGCCCCGCACGGACGGCTCGCAGGAATATGCCTGGCACTGCATCCCCTTCTCGGAGGCGGCCAAGGGCGGGATCGAGCTGTTCTACCCCTATGACGCCGAGTTGCGCGTGAGCACCCGGGGCGGAAAGCTGGTTTTCGAGGGCGATTTCGCCGAGCCCGGCGGCCCAGAGCCGCAAAGGCCGCCGTTCCGGAGCTTCGGCGACGCCTATTACACCTATCAGATCCTCATCGACCTGAAGGTGGAGGAAGGTTGGGCGGTCAAGACCGAGACCCATCCGCGCTTCTACACCGACCGGACCGGGACCGTGCCGGTCGCCGTGCCAGCCCTCATCCGGAACTGGTGGCCGATGATGTACTTCATGGTGTTCAAGGCCCCGGACGAGGGCCGCACCCACGTGTTCCGGAAGGACGAACCGTTCATGCAGGTGTCAGTCGTCCCGGCCGAGGCCGATTTCGAACTCGTGCCTATGTCCGAGGAGGAGGCCGCCGAGCGCGAGCTGCAATCGCGGCGCATCTACGCCAGCCGCGAAACACTGGCATCGGATTCCCAGTGGACCTCGGCGACCCACACCGTGTTCGACGGCACCTACAGGCGCATCCTGGGCGCCGCCAAGAGCCAGCGGTAG
- a CDS encoding adenylate/guanylate cyclase domain-containing protein: protein MDRPVERRLAAILITDIVGYSRMVSHDEAGTLRRLRALRREIIDPHIAAARGRIVKSTGDGVLAEFPSSVRAVNCAVAIQKAAATFNADRPEAEAMHMRIGINLGDVVAEPDGDLFGDGVNVAARLEPLAEAGGLCISRSIHDQVRDKLPYRFADHGKIELKNIARPIGVFALSAEAIAAIPDPPDEDERDPVLEPRAEAHRQRGLRAIVAAVLIGLGLASGAGLWGRATKTPTADHTLAVQAGLPPKPLPPLSLVVLPFANLSSDPEQEFFADGLTEDLTTDLSHLAGSFVIARNTAFTYKNKPVDVRQLGRDLGVRYVLEGSVRRANDKILLNAQLIETEAGSAIWSDRFEGERSRVGEIQTEFVARLARSLDVQLMRAESLRSLRERPNNPDASDLAMRGWAALNRIRTPENTRDGISYFEHALTIDKDLPSAQLGLARALSVLAGSGWSSDRQADVSRADDIVTPFLLANPTNALAHYIKGGVYRTRKQFDQATAELDQAIFYDPNFADAYDQAGLVRLLNGQSKEIFPFSMKAIRLSPQDPYVGYWTFHICHRHSHLAQWQQAVVWCNKSIAHTPYWAAYIDLATAYAWLGKKAEASRAVAELLKLMPGYTVQKWANFGVSDNPVFLEAYKAMVQGLRMAGLPEGMTDQSARK from the coding sequence TTGGACAGGCCCGTCGAGCGCCGTCTCGCGGCGATCTTGATCACGGACATCGTCGGCTACAGCCGGATGGTCTCTCATGATGAGGCCGGGACGCTGCGCCGCCTGCGGGCCTTGCGCCGCGAGATCATCGATCCACACATCGCTGCCGCTCGCGGCCGCATCGTCAAGTCCACAGGCGACGGCGTGCTGGCCGAATTCCCGAGTTCGGTCCGCGCCGTGAACTGCGCCGTCGCCATCCAGAAGGCGGCCGCCACCTTCAATGCTGATCGCCCCGAAGCCGAAGCGATGCATATGCGTATCGGCATCAATCTCGGGGATGTGGTGGCTGAGCCGGACGGTGATTTGTTCGGCGATGGTGTTAACGTAGCGGCGCGCCTGGAGCCGCTGGCTGAGGCCGGCGGCCTGTGCATCTCGCGCTCGATCCACGACCAAGTGCGCGACAAACTTCCGTATCGCTTCGCGGATCACGGCAAGATAGAACTGAAGAACATCGCCCGCCCTATCGGTGTCTTCGCGCTCTCCGCTGAGGCCATCGCGGCCATTCCCGACCCGCCCGATGAGGATGAACGGGATCCGGTGCTTGAGCCCAGGGCCGAGGCACATCGGCAGCGCGGGCTGCGGGCGATTGTGGCAGCCGTTCTGATTGGCCTCGGCTTGGCGAGCGGCGCGGGTCTATGGGGCAGGGCTACGAAGACGCCAACGGCCGATCACACCTTGGCCGTGCAGGCCGGCTTGCCGCCCAAGCCGCTACCGCCGCTCTCACTGGTGGTGTTGCCCTTCGCCAACCTCAGCAGCGACCCGGAGCAGGAGTTCTTCGCTGACGGTCTCACCGAGGATCTAACAACCGACCTGTCCCATCTGGCCGGCAGCTTCGTCATCGCGCGCAACACGGCTTTCACATACAAGAACAAGCCTGTCGACGTGAGGCAACTGGGTCGCGATCTGGGTGTTCGCTATGTTCTAGAAGGCAGTGTCCGCAGAGCGAATGATAAAATCTTATTGAATGCCCAATTGATTGAAACGGAAGCAGGTTCAGCGATCTGGTCGGACCGGTTTGAAGGCGAGAGGAGTCGTGTCGGAGAGATACAGACAGAGTTCGTGGCCAGATTGGCTCGCTCGCTGGATGTGCAATTGATGAGAGCGGAAAGTCTGCGCTCTCTCAGGGAAAGACCCAATAATCCTGATGCCTCCGACTTGGCGATGCGCGGATGGGCCGCTCTGAACAGGATTCGGACTCCTGAGAACACGAGGGATGGCATAAGTTACTTCGAGCATGCGCTAACAATTGACAAGGATTTGCCAAGTGCACAATTGGGCTTAGCGAGAGCGCTTTCTGTTTTGGCGGGTTCTGGCTGGAGTTCAGATCGACAAGCCGACGTTTCGCGCGCGGATGACATTGTCACTCCGTTTCTGCTTGCCAATCCGACCAATGCGTTGGCTCACTATATCAAAGGGGGCGTCTACAGAACGCGAAAACAATTCGATCAAGCTACGGCGGAACTCGATCAGGCGATTTTTTACGACCCCAACTTCGCGGATGCCTATGACCAAGCCGGTTTGGTGCGCCTGCTGAACGGGCAATCGAAAGAGATCTTTCCTTTTTCGATGAAGGCCATCAGATTGAGTCCGCAGGATCCGTATGTCGGATACTGGACCTTCCACATCTGTCATAGGCATAGTCATCTCGCGCAGTGGCAGCAGGCCGTCGTTTGGTGCAATAAGTCTATAGCTCATACACCGTATTGGGCAGCTTATATTGATCTTGCGACCGCCTATGCTTGGCTCGGCAAGAAGGCGGAGGCGAGCAGAGCGGTTGCGGAGTTGCTCAAATTAATGCCAGGATATACGGTTCAGAAGTGGGCCAACTTTGGCGTTTCTGATAATCCAGTCTTTCTAGAAGCGTACAAAGCGATGGTGCAAGGTCTGAGGATGGCCGGCTTACCGGAGGGTATGACCGATCAGTCTGCGCGCAAATAG
- the tnpA gene encoding IS66-like element accessory protein TnpA: MVVAGTRRSWAREDKRAILDEAQSTTASISSVARRHGLTASLLCRRRREAWDEERAAALPVPPPFVPLALSAPVGLPTRDQGAPGGAVEVELADGHRLRAEAGADPALVRDLPAALLDR, encoded by the coding sequence ATCGTCGTAGCCGGCACGCGTCGCTCGTGGGCGCGTGAGGACAAGCGAGCGATCCTCGATGAGGCGCAGAGCACCACCGCGTCGATCTCGTCTGTGGCACGCCGCCATGGCCTGACGGCATCGCTCCTCTGTCGCCGGCGACGCGAGGCTTGGGATGAGGAGCGAGCGGCGGCCCTGCCGGTTCCGCCTCCCTTCGTTCCGCTCGCACTGTCGGCACCGGTGGGGCTGCCGACCCGTGACCAGGGTGCGCCGGGTGGCGCCGTCGAGGTGGAACTGGCCGACGGCCATCGGCTGCGTGCCGAGGCGGGTGCCGATCCGGCCTTGGTGCGGGATCTTCCCGCGGCGCTGCTGGATCGATGA
- a CDS encoding DUF2165 family protein gives MWLRLSKIALVASIALTCSLVALGNIVDPNPNLAFVRHVLSMDTISPDRSIHSRAIINPELQWFAFSLIVLGEILAALLLWLGAIQMLRHLMEAGPRFARAKAPAIVGLSIGVMIWQGGFLGIGGEWFGMWMSKTWNGQESAFRFAMMALGVLVYLIISD, from the coding sequence ATGTGGTTGCGCCTGTCGAAAATTGCCCTGGTGGCCTCGATCGCCCTGACATGCAGCCTGGTGGCACTGGGGAACATCGTAGACCCAAATCCGAATCTGGCATTCGTGCGGCATGTCCTGTCGATGGACACCATTTCGCCGGACCGTAGCATCCACAGTCGAGCTATCATCAATCCTGAGCTGCAATGGTTTGCCTTCAGCCTGATTGTGTTGGGGGAGATTCTGGCCGCACTGCTCCTATGGCTCGGCGCGATCCAGATGCTCCGGCACCTGATGGAGGCCGGTCCCCGTTTCGCGCGCGCCAAAGCGCCCGCCATCGTCGGGCTCAGCATCGGAGTCATGATCTGGCAGGGTGGGTTCCTGGGCATTGGCGGTGAGTGGTTCGGTATGTGGATGTCCAAAACATGGAACGGTCAGGAATCGGCCTTCCGATTTGCCATGATGGCGCTCGGCGTGCTGGTCTATCTGATCATTTCGGATTGA
- a CDS encoding DUF302 domain-containing protein: MNVDKIAVDRFRILSSRPFDAVVTALKSAVGQPDWNQFVRASQAAASASDFERVVQRGLGRTGFMLFAEFDLGAVLRRESKSDAPKSVRFLVGNPLIMREMVKHVPDAGSYAPVTILVDERPDGVHLSYDRMESYLLPYGNTEALAVARDLDAKITALLRDCAG; the protein is encoded by the coding sequence ATGAATGTGGATAAAATTGCGGTCGATCGGTTTAGAATTCTGAGCTCCAGACCGTTCGACGCTGTCGTGACGGCGCTCAAATCCGCGGTCGGCCAGCCGGACTGGAACCAATTCGTTCGGGCATCGCAGGCAGCAGCCTCCGCCTCGGATTTCGAGCGCGTTGTGCAGCGTGGGCTCGGCCGCACAGGTTTCATGCTCTTTGCGGAATTCGACCTGGGTGCCGTTCTGCGGCGCGAATCCAAGTCCGACGCACCCAAGAGCGTGCGTTTTCTGGTGGGCAATCCCCTCATCATGAGAGAGATGGTCAAGCACGTGCCCGACGCGGGGTCCTATGCTCCGGTCACGATCCTTGTCGATGAACGGCCCGATGGCGTGCACCTCTCCTATGACAGGATGGAGAGCTATCTGCTGCCCTATGGCAACACGGAAGCTCTCGCCGTTGCCCGCGATCTTGATGCGAAGATCACGGCCTTGCTGCGGGACTGTGCAGGCTAA
- a CDS encoding alpha/beta fold hydrolase — MQGVVLSLAAALMSATTLVGAHATELPKGAAHNIVLVHGAFVDASSWKPVADILTKKGYTVTRVENPLTSLAADVEATAQALAKQRGKTVLVGHSWGGVVITQAGNDPKVSALVYVSAFAPDVGQSLADLAKSGPATEGAAAIHPDDKGNLYIDRKVFPSAVAADLPAQVAQSLANHQLPLSHTAFEAPVDAAAWHHKPTFYVISTKDKVIAPEVQKLFAAAMKAQTTEVAGSHASLVVHANEVAAAIERATLAK; from the coding sequence ATGCAAGGTGTTGTTCTGTCCCTGGCCGCAGCCCTGATGTCTGCAACGACATTGGTCGGTGCGCACGCCACCGAGCTGCCCAAGGGCGCGGCTCACAATATTGTCCTTGTCCATGGCGCGTTTGTCGACGCATCGAGCTGGAAGCCCGTCGCCGATATCCTCACGAAAAAAGGCTACACCGTCACGCGCGTTGAAAATCCGCTGACCTCTCTCGCCGCCGACGTCGAGGCCACCGCGCAGGCGCTGGCAAAGCAGAGAGGCAAGACGGTTCTCGTCGGCCATTCCTGGGGTGGCGTCGTCATCACGCAGGCCGGCAACGATCCCAAGGTTTCGGCGCTCGTATACGTCTCCGCCTTCGCGCCGGACGTAGGCCAATCCCTGGCGGATCTCGCCAAGAGTGGTCCGGCCACGGAAGGTGCCGCGGCGATACATCCCGACGACAAAGGCAATCTCTACATCGATCGCAAAGTCTTCCCCTCAGCGGTCGCGGCCGACCTTCCCGCGCAGGTCGCCCAGTCGCTGGCGAATCATCAGCTTCCGTTGAGCCACACGGCGTTCGAAGCGCCGGTCGATGCGGCCGCTTGGCACCACAAGCCGACGTTCTACGTGATCAGCACGAAGGACAAGGTGATCGCACCGGAAGTCCAGAAACTGTTCGCCGCAGCTATGAAGGCCCAGACGACGGAAGTCGCCGGCAGCCATGCCTCGCTCGTCGTTCACGCGAACGAAGTCGCCGCGGCGATCGAGAGGGCCACGCTCGCCAAGTAA
- a CDS encoding AraC family transcriptional regulator: MDVLAEVLDRVRLGGTLLFHFELGHPWNLALPQRPYALFHYVSHGSATLALDQEREFHMSAGDLVVISRGEPHEFYSDRRAEPFSVIDLDRSSAHHGIVRHGGSAPPCSTMICGKFTVAQPSRSSLLELLPPVLHLKSTEDGAWLELILRRMVHESAQPRPGQDVVLSRLTEVLFVEVLRSWLTSLRPGEGGWLGAITDPHIGPALRLIHKRLDRSWTLDELGQQVGLGRSAFSARFTKLVGQSMYRYLIARRMSEAAFLLETSDQGIARIATGVGYESVAAFSKLFHRHHGLSPGRYRATRHLRGDAQQESGL; the protein is encoded by the coding sequence ATGGATGTCCTCGCCGAAGTACTCGACCGCGTGCGCCTGGGTGGGACGCTGCTGTTCCATTTCGAGCTCGGCCATCCCTGGAACCTGGCCCTCCCGCAACGCCCGTACGCGCTGTTCCATTACGTCAGCCATGGCTCGGCGACGCTCGCGCTCGATCAGGAGCGCGAATTCCACATGAGCGCGGGCGACCTCGTTGTTATCTCGCGCGGCGAGCCCCACGAGTTCTACTCGGATCGCCGAGCAGAGCCGTTCTCGGTCATCGATCTCGATCGGTCGTCCGCGCATCACGGCATAGTCCGCCATGGCGGCAGCGCCCCGCCCTGCTCCACGATGATTTGCGGCAAGTTCACCGTGGCACAGCCATCGCGGAGCAGCCTGTTGGAGCTGCTTCCGCCCGTCCTCCACCTGAAATCGACGGAGGACGGTGCGTGGCTCGAGCTGATCCTGCGGCGCATGGTGCACGAGTCGGCGCAGCCGCGCCCCGGCCAGGACGTGGTCCTTTCACGATTGACGGAGGTCCTCTTCGTCGAGGTGCTGCGAAGCTGGTTGACATCGCTGCGTCCCGGCGAAGGTGGCTGGCTGGGGGCGATCACGGATCCGCATATCGGACCGGCGCTCCGATTGATCCACAAGCGCTTGGATCGGTCCTGGACACTGGACGAGCTGGGGCAGCAGGTCGGGCTCGGTCGCTCGGCGTTCTCGGCTCGCTTTACCAAGCTCGTCGGCCAGTCGATGTACCGCTACCTGATCGCGCGCCGGATGTCGGAGGCCGCTTTCCTGCTCGAGACGAGTGACCAGGGGATTGCACGTATTGCGACCGGCGTCGGCTACGAGTCCGTCGCCGCGTTCTCAAAGCTTTTTCACCGGCATCATGGTCTGTCGCCCGGCCGTTACAGAGCGACCCGCCACCTCAGAGGGGACGCGCAGCAGGAGAGCGGCCTGTAA